A region from the Flavobacteriales bacterium TMED191 genome encodes:
- a CDS encoding 50S ribosomal protein L13, translated as MVKYKNKYVTNSVKPVDVKKEWLLIDASGALLGRMASKIAKIIRGKHKANYTPHMDCGDNVVVINADKIKLSGNKWDQKEYVRHTGYPGGRRVTLAKDLLEKHPTRLVEKAVKGMLPKTKLGRAINKNLYVYAGESHKQTAQNPKLLNLDDIK; from the coding sequence ATGGTTAAGTATAAAAATAAATATGTTACAAACTCAGTAAAACCAGTCGATGTGAAAAAAGAATGGTTACTGATAGATGCTAGTGGTGCTTTGCTAGGGAGAATGGCTTCAAAAATAGCTAAAATTATAAGAGGCAAACACAAAGCAAATTATACTCCCCACATGGATTGTGGAGATAACGTAGTTGTAATTAATGCCGATAAAATAAAATTATCGGGCAACAAGTGGGATCAAAAAGAATATGTTCGTCATACAGGCTACCCAGGTGGACGAAGAGTGACATTAGCTAAAGATTTATTAGAAAAACATCCTACTAGATTAGTTGAAAAGGCTGTCAAGGGGATGTTGCCTAAGACCAAATTAGGCAGAGCAATTAATAAAAACTTATATGTTTACGCTGGAGAAAGCCACAAGCAAACAGCACAAAACCCCAAATTATTAAATTTAGATGATATAAAGTAA
- a CDS encoding 30S ribosomal protein S9: MDKIHAIGRRKHSIARVYLKSGKGAIKINNKDYKDYFPTTLLQYKIEQSQNVVSSSKDFDIQVNVIGGGLTGQAEATRLGIARALVILNADNKSNLRKEGLITRDPRMVERKKPGQRKARKKTQFSKR, translated from the coding sequence ATGGATAAAATTCATGCAATAGGAAGAAGAAAGCACTCGATTGCTAGAGTATATTTAAAGTCTGGAAAGGGAGCAATCAAAATAAATAATAAGGATTATAAGGATTATTTTCCTACAACTTTACTGCAATATAAAATTGAGCAATCACAAAACGTAGTTTCTAGTTCTAAAGACTTTGATATTCAAGTTAATGTAATTGGAGGTGGATTGACTGGACAAGCTGAAGCTACCCGTCTTGGAATTGCACGTGCATTAGTTATTCTAAATGCAGACAATAAGTCAAATTTAAGAAAAGAAGGGTTGATTACACGTGATCCAAGAATGGTAGAGCGTAAGAAGCCTGGACAAAGAAAAGCAAGAAAGAAAACACAATTTTCAAAAAGATAA
- a CDS encoding lipopolysaccharide heptosyltransferase family protein: protein MKKILIIRFSSLGDIVLTSPILRCLKTQSMVELHFLTKKSNSVVLLNNPYIDKLIFLKELQSTIYDLKIENYDLIIDLHNNLRSFWIKLNLRVKNITYSKKRLKRFFFINFGVRLLKEHVVDMYFGVVNKLGVVNDKKGLDYFLPENIQLEFNTEQDFICWSIGGSYESKKLSTSQVVNVCNTISRKIVLIGGENELQMGQDIVDQTTNTEVISFCGLISVDQSAXLIKKSRXVLTNDTGMMHIAAALNKHIISFWGCTKPALGFWPYLTRPEPVNIVYMKKHRPCSKHGKSCRWTKGGCVKKINPVLIMNEIDKIIKLT, encoded by the coding sequence ATGAAAAAAATATTAATCATAAGATTTAGTTCGTTAGGAGATATTGTATTGACTTCGCCAATTTTAAGATGCCTAAAAACACAGTCTATGGTGGAGTTACATTTTTTAACAAAAAAGAGTAACAGTGTGGTTTTGTTAAATAATCCATATATAGATAAATTAATTTTTTTAAAAGAACTACAATCAACTATTTATGACTTAAAGATAGAAAATTATGATCTAATTATTGATTTACATAATAATCTCCGTTCTTTTTGGATTAAATTAAATTTGCGAGTAAAAAATATTACATATAGCAAGAAAAGATTAAAAAGATTTTTCTTCATTAACTTCGGAGTTCGTTTACTTAAAGAGCATGTTGTTGATATGTATTTTGGTGTTGTAAATAAATTAGGAGTAGTTAATGATAAAAAAGGCTTAGATTATTTTTTACCTGAAAATATTCAATTAGAATTTAATACAGAACAAGATTTTATTTGTTGGAGTATTGGAGGAAGTTATGAATCAAAAAAACTTTCAACATCTCAAGTCGTTAATGTATGTAACACAATTTCTAGAAAAATTGTTTTAATTGGTGGAGAAAATGAATTGCAAATGGGTCAAGATATTGTTGATCAAACAACTAATACTGAAGTTATAAGTTTTTGCGGGTTAATTTCTGTAGATCAATCTGCTNTTCTTATTAAAAAAAGTCGCNTTGTTCTTACTAATGACACAGGTATGATGCATATAGCTGCTGCATTAAACAAACATATAATATCCTTTTGGGGCTGTACTAAACCAGCACTAGGTTTTTGGCCTTATTTAACAAGACCGGAACCAGTTAATATAGTTTATATGAAGAAACACAGGCCATGTTCAAAACATGGTAAGTCTTGTAGATGGACTAAGGGCGGTTGTGTTAAAAAAATAAATCCTGTATTAATTATGAATGAAATTGATAAAATTATAAAATTGACCTAA
- a CDS encoding TonB-dependent receptor: protein MKIRFPLLSLLTLISFLGFSQTSTLKGLIFDEIDNSPLIGVNILFGNNQGSTSNSDGKYNINLQPGTNSISFQYMGYKTFTLDIFIKPDEILNQNIYLKNISQELDLVVVSAGKFEQKLEEVTVSMDVIKPSLIENKNTTDLEILMNQSPGVQVVDGQANIRGGSGWSYNTGSRVLVMIDDMPILSGDRGTVQWNMIPMENISQIEVIKGASSVLFGSSAMNGVINVRTSYPKGQPETKVSLFSGQYDNPKREGLNWWGNDKRRFHGMSFNYAEKKINTGIVFGGNVYANDGFKGGYVTDTTHHRYGEEIPVSEKRGRFNFNVNHNSKNIKGLSYGLNGNLVFSDTYESLIFQHDSVGXTPIGVPDGDKPVRFNQMMFNIDPFIKYINSNNKTQHSYKSRFFRDDYQPXNDEIGYSXVFFQEYQFQKTFDLENXTKXVSTTGFSSNYIKGNYDEIYGEGGTSKIKQLFNYSGYSQIDAKYQKLNLSLGVRLEHLIFQNDHQLVPVIRSGLNYQLFDATFVRTSFGQGYRYPTIMELFVKTDFDPVYVYPNPDLNAESGWSSEIGIKQLLKIGEWKGMLDVAGFVMYYDDMIEFTFGGWGPMGVDSNSDGSVTPDEFDDNLYGFGFKCINIGETRITGFEISAMGEGKIGNVDVSLLASYTKVNPVILNPEEDYYEYVGGLQDGNTINYIESSYYTDGNILKYRHENIFKFDINLDYGMFMTGLSTRYNSMMKNMDLVFGSSAFNDGGIDVGIDQIINLGVLDSRDRMLDGDLILDYRFGIHLSENVTLSFIIDNLLNREYQTRPADLGPPRAYTLKISAKI, encoded by the coding sequence ATGAAAATAAGATTCCCCCTGTTAAGCTTATTAACTTTAATTAGCTTTCTAGGATTTTCTCAAACAAGTACACTTAAAGGTTTGATATTTGATGAAATTGACAATTCACCGTTAATTGGAGTAAATATATTATTTGGTAATAATCAAGGCTCTACTAGTAATAGTGATGGTAAGTATAATATAAACTTACAACCAGGCACAAATTCTATTAGTTTTCAATATATGGGTTATAAAACATTTACTCTAGATATTTTTATAAAGCCAGATGAAATTCTTAATCAGAATATTTATTTAAAAAATATTTCACAAGAGCTAGATTTAGTGGTTGTATCTGCCGGAAAATTTGAACAAAAACTTGAAGAAGTAACAGTATCTATGGACGTGATTAAACCTTCACTAATTGAAAATAAAAACACTACCGATTTAGAAATACTAATGAACCAAAGCCCTGGAGTGCAAGTTGTTGATGGTCAAGCAAATATAAGAGGAGGAAGTGGATGGAGTTATAATACAGGAAGTAGAGTTTTAGTTATGATTGATGATATGCCCATTTTAAGTGGTGACAGAGGAACTGTGCAATGGAATATGATACCAATGGAAAATATCTCTCAGATTGAAGTAATCAAAGGGGCATCATCTGTATTATTTGGTTCATCTGCAATGAACGGAGTAATAAATGTAAGAACATCTTACCCAAAAGGCCAACCTGAAACAAAAGTTTCATTATTTTCTGGACAATATGATAACCCGAAAAGAGAAGGACTCAATTGGTGGGGTAATGACAAAAGACGATTTCATGGAATGTCATTTAATTATGCAGAAAAAAAAATAAATACTGGAATTGTTTTTGGTGGAAATGTCTATGCTAATGATGGTTTTAAAGGCGGTTATGTTACCGATACAACTCATCACAGATATGGCGAAGAAATACCAGTAAGTGAAAAAAGAGGCCGGTTTAATTTTAATGTGAATCACAACTCAAAAAACATCAAAGGACTATCATACGGTCTTAATGGAAACTTAGTTTTTTCTGACACCTATGAATCNTTGATTTTTCAACATGATTCTGTAGGTTANACACCCATAGGTGTCCCTGACGGAGATAAGCCTGTTAGATTTAACCAAATGATGTTTAATATCGATCCGTTTATAAAATATATTAATTCTAATAACAAAACGCAACACTCCTATAAGTCACGTTTTTTTAGAGATGACTACCAACCTCANAATGATGAAATAGGATATTCTAANGTATTTTTCCAAGAGTATCAATTTCAAAAAACATTTGATTTAGAAAATNAAACAAAANTCGTTTCTACAACAGGNTTTTCATCAAATTATATCAAAGGNAATTATGATGAAATCTATGGAGAAGGAGGTACATCNAAAATTAAACAATTATTCAATTACAGTGGATATTCTCAAATTGATGCTAAATATCAAAAACTAAACCTTTCACTTGGTGTTAGACTAGAACATTTAATCTTTCAAAATGATCACCAATTAGTTCCTGTAATTAGAAGTGGATTAAATTATCAACTATTTGATGCTACATTTGTAAGGACTTCGTTTGGTCAAGGTTACCGATATCCTACAATTATGGAACTATTTGTTAAAACTGATTTTGATCCTGTGTATGTATATCCTAATCCAGACCTAAATGCAGAATCTGGGTGGAGTTCGGAAATAGGCATTAAACAATTATTGAAAATTGGGGAATGGAAGGGGATGTTAGACGTAGCAGGATTTGTAATGTATTATGATGACATGATAGAATTTACCTTTGGAGGCTGGGGTCCAATGGGCGTTGACTCTAACAGTGACGGTAGTGTAACCCCTGACGAATTTGATGATAATTTATACGGATTTGGTTTTAAATGCATCAATATTGGTGAAACTAGAATTACAGGATTTGAAATATCNGCAATGGGTGAAGGAAAAATCGGTAATGTAGATGTAAGTTTATTAGCTAGCTACACCAAGGTTAACCCTGTTATTTTAAATCCCGAAGAAGATTATTATGAATATGTTGGAGGACTTCAAGACGGAAATACCATCAACTATATTGAGTCAAGTTATTATACAGACGGTAATATTCTTAAATATCGTCATGAGAATATATTCAAATTTGATATAAATTTAGATTATGGAATGTTCATGACCGGTCTTAGTACAAGATACAACAGTATGATGAAAAATATGGACTTAGTTTTTGGAAGTTCAGCCTTCAATGATGGTGGAATTGATGTAGGTATCGATCAAATTATAAACCTTGGCGTTCTTGATTCAAGAGACAGAATGCTTGATGGTGACTTAATTTTAGACTACAGGTTTGGTATTCACCTCAGCGAGAATGTAACACTATCATTTATCATAGATAACCTTTTAAATCGAGAATATCAAACGAGACCTGCAGATTTAGGTCCCCCTAGAGCATATACTTTAAAAATTAGTGCAAAAATATAG
- the kbl gene encoding glycine C-acetyltransferase, whose translation MKNELKSLLNRQISEAKSQGLYKSERIIDSSQSALIEVGGKQVLNLCSNNYLGLSSHPEIVAAAKSTLDTHGFGMSSVRFICGTQDIHKKLEVVISEFLHKDDTILYAAAFDANGGLFEPLLNDEDAIISDQLNHASIIDGIRLCKAKRFRYRNSDMIDLNAKLHESKDSRLRLIATDGVFSMDGSIAKLDKICDLADKHDALVMVDDCHATGFIGKSGRGSAEHHNVLKRVDIITGTLGKAMGGAMGGFTSASAEIIDILRQKSRPYLFSNSLAPSIVGAGIKAFELLNSSNDLREKLQKNTAYFRSEIVKMGFDVLPGIHPIVPIMLYDAKISQIFSQKLLEKGIYVIGFFYPVVPQKMARIRVQISAAHSKKQINNALDAFLSVGKELKIIS comes from the coding sequence ATGAAAAACGAATTAAAGTCTTTATTAAATCGTCAAATCTCAGAAGCCAAAAGTCAGGGTTTATATAAGTCTGAGAGGATAATTGATTCTAGTCAATCGGCTTTGATTGAGGTTGGAGGTAAACAAGTTTTGAATTTATGTTCAAACAATTATTTAGGCCTTTCTTCACATCCAGAGATTGTTGCTGCTGCAAAATCTACATTGGATACTCATGGTTTTGGCATGTCCTCTGTAAGATTTATTTGCGGCACACAAGATATTCACAAAAAGCTTGAAGTTGTTATTTCAGAGTTTTTACATAAAGATGATACAATTTTATATGCTGCTGCATTTGATGCAAATGGCGGACTTTTTGAGCCTCTTTTAAATGATGAGGATGCAATTATTTCTGATCAATTAAATCATGCTTCTATAATTGACGGTATTAGACTATGTAAGGCTAAAAGATTTAGATATAGAAACTCTGATATGATTGATTTAAATGCTAAACTTCATGAATCAAAAGACAGTAGATTAAGATTAATTGCTACGGACGGGGTTTTTTCAATGGATGGGTCAATAGCCAAATTAGACAAAATTTGTGATTTAGCTGATAAACATGATGCTTTAGTTATGGTTGACGATTGTCATGCTACTGGATTTATTGGAAAATCGGGCAGAGGTTCTGCAGAGCATCATAACGTTTTAAAAAGAGTCGACATAATAACAGGTACACTAGGCAAGGCTATGGGTGGCGCTATGGGTGGATTTACTAGTGCAAGTGCAGAAATAATAGACATATTGAGGCAAAAATCAAGACCATATTTATTTTCTAATTCATTAGCACCATCTATTGTTGGCGCAGGAATTAAAGCATTTGAGTTATTAAATTCTTCCAATGATTTAAGAGAAAAACTTCAAAAAAATACAGCTTACTTTAGATCTGAAATAGTGAAAATGGGGTTTGATGTTTTACCTGGAATTCATCCAATTGTCCCAATTATGCTGTATGATGCAAAAATTTCACAAATTTTTTCACAAAAATTATTAGAAAAAGGCATTTATGTAATTGGCTTTTTTTACCCAGTAGTTCCACAAAAAATGGCTAGAATTAGAGTTCAAATATCAGCTGCGCATTCTAAAAAACAAATTAATAACGCTTTAGATGCATTTTTATCTGTTGGCAAAGAATTAAAAATTATTTCATAA
- a CDS encoding SPOR domain-containing protein: MKKPIELHIFELLKHNDCVIITGLGGFVLNYQPAYINEINHTIYPPSKSVSFNSKLIKNDGLLANHLMNLEGIGYNEACVEILKFSRKTKLKLKRQESINFKNXGKLFENESGNIEFLPNSSFNFNNNSYGLTSFQISKLNNSSQKTNLNIASAAAILILVCLSIFSLSNNPVDNLSVFNLNPIKNNNYQPRSSDSNQDIIAKETPGIYNVQVSQVDFDLYKINGTNYHISTKKCFKLGFGRDVQIKIWIDEKDRTQRQVCFLNVAETEYDDCYKITEVYNELVSKSDXVMVLTKRGRMKEATLVLEETYIDPYVIANSNPEEELDTQNEEIELDKNVGKRFINAIHSLSTPENKTIENNINVSSSENLQVRKKPFHIIVGSFSDLKNAQALCKQLKKRGFENSQTIEKNENGLVRVSVDSFFTEEEAKVILSDVKTQLSSAWILNKN; this comes from the coding sequence ATGAAAAAGCCCATTGAACTACACATATTTGAACTTCTAAAACATAATGACTGTGTAATTATTACTGGTTTAGGTGGGTTTGTCCTCAATTACCAACCAGCATATATAAACGAAATAAACCACACTATTTACCCCCCATCTAAATCTGTTTCTTTTAATAGCAAACTAATTAAAAATGATGGTTTATTGGCTAATCATTTGATGAACCTTGAGGGTATAGGATATAATGAAGCATGTGTCGAAATATTAAAATTTAGTCGAAAAACAAAACTTAAATTAAAAAGACAAGAGTCTATAAACTTTAAAAATNTAGGAAAATTGTTTGAGAATGAATCAGGTAATATTGAGTTTCTACCCAATTCATCATTCAACTTTAATAACAACTCATATGGCTTAACAAGCTTCCAAATTTCGAAATTAAATAATTCATCTCAAAAAACTAATCTTAATATCGCATCCGCTGCAGCTATATTAATTCTTGTATGTCTTTCAATCTTTTCATTAAGCAATAATCCTGTCGATAATCTTTCAGTATTCAACCTAAATCCAATCAAAAATAACAATTATCAACCCAGATCTTCAGATAGCAACCAAGATATTATAGCTAAAGAAACTCCTGGAATATATAATGTGCAAGTTTCCCAAGTGGATTTTGACTTATATAAAATTAACGGTACTAATTATCATATTTCAACAAAAAAGTGCTTCAAATTGGGCTTTGGAAGAGACGTTCAAATAAAAATTTGGATAGATGAAAAAGACAGAACGCAAAGACAAGTATGTTTTTTGAATGTTGCTGAAACAGAATATGATGACTGCTACAAAATTACTGAAGTCTATAATGAGCTAGTATCTAAATCTGATAANGTCATGGTACTAACTAAGAGAGGTCGGATGAAAGAAGCAACACTTGTATTAGAAGAGACATACATAGATCCATATGTCATTGCTAACAGTAATCCTGAGGAAGAATTAGACACACAAAATGAAGAAATTGAATTAGATAAAAATGTAGGTAAGAGATTTATAAATGCCATTCACAGTCTTAGTACTCCTGAAAACAAAACAATTGAAAATAATATCAATGTATCATCATCCGAAAATCTACAAGTAAGAAAAAAACCTTTCCACATTATTGTAGGTAGTTTCTCTGATTTAAAAAATGCTCAAGCACTTTGTAAACAGTTAAAAAAACGAGGATTTGAAAATTCACAAACAATAGAAAAAAATGAAAATGGACTNGTTAGAGTTTCTGTAGATAGTTTTTTTACTGAGGAAGAAGCTAAGGTTATTTTAAGTGACGTGAAAACACAACTATCAAGTGCTTGGATTTTAAATAAAAATTAG
- the kdsB gene encoding 3-deoxy-manno-octulosonate cytidylyltransferase: MKTIGIIPARLQSTRLVNKALLKFNNKPLLQHTYEAVKNSSLFNRIYIATDSKLIQDTAQNFNAEVIMTSKENKNGTERCIDVVQKLSKNIENDDLVINIQCDEPFLEVKHFKKIIQQMNSDVQIATLMSPIKKEELNNPNTVKVSVDKNFIANKFSRLLQNFKPKEKLYKHIGIYAYKKKTLLKLSKLKEVKIEKKESLEQLRWLKNNYKVHCSPIRENIVSINTQEDVKKVLKK, from the coding sequence ATGAAAACCATTGGCATAATTCCCGCAAGGCTTCAATCTACAAGACTTGTTAATAAAGCCTTACTAAAATTTAATAATAAGCCATTATTACAGCACACATATGAAGCNGTTAAAAATTCATCATTATTTAACCGAATCTATATTGCAACAGACTCTAAATTAATTCAGGATACTGCTCAAAATTTTAATGCTGAAGTAATTATGACAAGCAAAGAAAATAAAAATGGTACAGAAAGATGTATTGATGTAGTTCAAAAATTGAGTAAGAATATCGAAAATGATGACCTTGTAATTAATATTCAATGTGATGAACCTTTTCTAGAAGTGAAGCATTTTAAAAAAATTATTCAACAAATGAATAGCGATGTGCAAATAGCAACATTAATGTCACCAATTAAAAAAGAGGAACTTAATAATCCTAACACTGTAAAAGTAAGTGTTGATAAGAATTTCATAGCAAATAAATTTTCAAGATTGCTACAAAATTTTAAACCAAAAGAAAAACTATATAAACATATAGGTATATATGCATATAAAAAAAAGACGCTACTTAAGTTATCAAAACTCAAAGAAGTAAAAATTGAAAAAAAAGAATCCCTAGAGCAACTTAGATGGTTAAAAAACAACTATAAAGTCCATTGTTCACCTATAAGAGAGAATATAGTCTCAATTAATACACAAGAAGATGTAAAAAAAGTTTTAAAAAAATAA
- a CDS encoding NADP-specific glutamate dehydrogenase, producing MMSEIKDFIKSVRLKNSNEPEFIQAVEEFSHSIIPFLKNNKKYQGNNLLNRIIEPERVIIFRVPWVDDNGVVQVNRGYRVEFNSAIGPYKGGLRFHPSVNLSILKFLGFEQIFKNALTGLPMGGGKGGSDFNPKGKTDNEVMKFCQSFMLELSRHIGPNTDIPAGDIGVGAREIGYMFGQYKRIKNEFTGVLTGKSFNWGGSLIRPEATGYGVVYFLDEMLNVKNESIANKKVVISGSGNVAQYACQKIIELGGKVITLSDSSGYILDPDGLDKEKLKYVFDLKNVRRGRISEYAQKYDCTFVSKETPWRVKCDIALPCATQNELNEQDAKILVQNNCIAVCEGANMPCTIGAVNYFISNNVLFAPGKASNAGGVAVSGLEMSQNSLRINWTREEVDDKLKNIMKQIHNSCMQYGQDTSNINYVKGSNISSFIKIADSMLDQGVV from the coding sequence ATTATGTCAGAAATAAAAGACTTTATAAAATCTGTAAGACTAAAAAATAGTAATGAGCCTGAATTTATTCAAGCCGTTGAAGAGTTTTCACACTCTATCATTCCTTTTTTAAAGAACAATAAAAAGTATCAAGGAAATAATTTGTTAAATAGAATTATTGAGCCAGAGCGTGTAATTATATTTAGAGTGCCATGGGTTGATGACAATGGTGTAGTTCAAGTCAATAGAGGTTACAGAGTAGAATTTAATTCGGCTATTGGCCCTTACAAGGGCGGACTAAGATTTCACCCAAGTGTTAATTTATCAATTCTTAAATTTTTAGGATTTGAACAAATATTTAAAAATGCTTTAACAGGTTTGCCTATGGGAGGTGGTAAAGGAGGTTCCGATTTTAATCCAAAAGGAAAGACTGACAATGAAGTAATGAAGTTTTGTCAATCCTTCATGTTGGAACTTTCTCGTCATATAGGTCCAAATACGGATATTCCGGCAGGTGATATCGGGGTTGGTGCTAGAGAAATAGGTTACATGTTTGGACAGTATAAAAGAATCAAAAACGAATTTACTGGAGTTTTGACAGGTAAGTCATTTAATTGGGGAGGATCATTAATTAGACCTGAAGCAACAGGCTATGGAGTTGTATATTTTTTAGATGAAATGTTAAATGTTAAAAATGAATCCATTGCAAATAAAAAAGTTGTGATTTCAGGTTCAGGAAACGTTGCTCAGTATGCTTGTCAAAAAATTATTGAATTAGGTGGAAAGGTTATAACATTGTCTGATTCATCCGGTTACATTTTAGATCCAGATGGATTAGATAAAGAAAAATTAAAATATGTTTTTGACTTAAAGAATGTAAGAAGGGGAAGAATTTCTGAATATGCACAAAAGTATGATTGCACATTTGTTTCTAAGGAAACACCATGGCGTGTTAAGTGCGATATTGCGTTGCCATGTGCTACTCAAAATGAATTAAATGAACAAGATGCTAAGATTTTAGTGCAAAATAATTGTATTGCTGTATGTGAAGGAGCTAATATGCCGTGTACTATTGGTGCAGTTAATTATTTTATCTCTAACAATGTTTTATTTGCTCCTGGAAAAGCTTCTAATGCAGGAGGTGTTGCCGTTTCAGGTTTAGAAATGTCACAGAATTCCCTAAGAATTAATTGGACAAGGGAAGAGGTTGATGATAAATTAAAAAATATCATGAAGCAAATTCACAACTCATGCATGCAATATGGACAAGATACTTCAAATATCAATTATGTAAAAGGATCCAACATTTCATCATTTATTAAAATTGCAGACTCCATGTTAGACCAAGGGGTTGTTTAG
- a CDS encoding elongation factor Ts, protein MTKITASEVNKLRQQTGAGMMDCKKALVESNGDFEKAIDVLRKKGQKVAAKRADRATTEGAVLAMTSANNHLGVILCLNCETDFVAKNENFINLAKNLLSLALDNNINDLDSLKSLDFDGNMSVGEKLVEQTGVIGEKIELSNYHAVSSDFVTAYIHPGNKLASLVAFNMSSTDGIQDIGKNIAMQIAAMNPVGLGEDDITQDVIDKEIEIGKDLARQEGKPEEMLEKIAKGRLKKFFKENTLINQAYIKDSKKTVMQYLQDANSDLCITAFKRVSLG, encoded by the coding sequence ATGACAAAGATAACTGCTTCAGAAGTAAATAAACTGAGACAACAGACTGGTGCTGGTATGATGGACTGTAAAAAGGCGTTAGTCGAGAGCAACGGAGATTTTGAAAAAGCAATTGACGTTTTGAGAAAAAAAGGACAAAAGGTTGCAGCTAAAAGAGCTGATCGAGCAACAACTGAGGGAGCTGTTCTTGCCATGACATCTGCTAATAATCATTTAGGAGTCATTTTGTGCTTAAATTGTGAAACAGATTTTGTAGCAAAAAATGAAAACTTTATCAACTTGGCTAAAAATTTACTATCTCTTGCGTTAGACAATAATATAAATGACTTAGATTCATTAAAATCTTTGGACTTTGATGGAAACATGTCTGTAGGTGAAAAATTAGTTGAGCAAACTGGCGTAATTGGTGAAAAAATTGAGTTGAGTAATTATCATGCTGTTTCTTCAGATTTTGTTACTGCATATATTCACCCAGGAAATAAATTAGCTTCTTTAGTTGCCTTTAATATGTCTTCTACTGACGGCATACAAGATATTGGCAAGAATATTGCTATGCAAATTGCAGCCATGAATCCGGTTGGTCTTGGTGAAGATGATATAACACAAGATGTTATTGATAAGGAAATTGAGATAGGAAAAGATCTGGCTCGTCAAGAAGGGAAACCAGAAGAAATGCTTGAGAAAATTGCAAAAGGACGTTTAAAAAAGTTCTTTAAAGAAAATACATTAATCAATCAAGCTTATATAAAAGACTCAAAAAAAACTGTTATGCAATATTTGCAGGATGCAAATTCGGATTTATGTATTACTGCTTTTAAAAGAGTTAGTTTGGGGTAA
- the rpsB gene encoding 30S ribosomal protein S2, with protein MMIVDVKKLLDAGVHFGHLTRKRHPNMSPYIFMEKDGTHILDLNQTVNKLNESLQALKKITKTGRRILFVATKKQAKDILIKHIKPLKMPYITERWPGGMLTNFVTIRKAVKKMSAIDKMKEDGTISTLSKRERLQLDRKRAKLEKDLGSISDMNRLPGAIFIVDIVKEKIAVLEAIKLGIPTFAMVDTNSDPSLVDFPIPSNDDASKSIDIILSCVATTIKEALDERETEKKSKVSDSDSKKTKKS; from the coding sequence ATTATGATTGTAGATGTAAAAAAATTATTGGATGCCGGTGTACACTTTGGACACTTAACAAGAAAAAGACATCCCAATATGTCTCCATATATTTTTATGGAAAAAGATGGTACACATATATTGGATTTAAATCAAACCGTCAATAAATTAAATGAAAGCTTACAAGCTTTAAAAAAAATAACAAAAACAGGCCGAAGAATTTTATTTGTTGCTACTAAAAAACAAGCAAAAGATATATTAATTAAGCATATCAAGCCTTTAAAAATGCCATACATAACTGAAAGATGGCCTGGTGGAATGCTGACCAATTTTGTTACAATTAGGAAAGCAGTTAAGAAAATGTCGGCTATTGACAAAATGAAAGAGGATGGTACAATTTCGACTTTATCAAAGAGAGAAAGACTACAATTAGATAGAAAAAGAGCTAAGTTAGAAAAAGACTTAGGAAGTATATCTGATATGAATAGATTACCAGGAGCAATTTTTATCGTCGATATTGTAAAAGAAAAAATTGCTGTTTTAGAGGCCATTAAATTAGGAATACCAACATTTGCTATGGTAGATACTAATTCAGATCCGAGTTTGGTAGATTTTCCAATTCCTTCAAATGATGATGCATCTAAAAGTATTGATATAATTTTGTCGTGTGTTGCAACGACCATTAAAGAAGCTTTAGATGAACGTGAGACTGAAAAGAAATCAAAAGTAAGTGATTCAGATTCAAAAAAAACTAAAAAATCTTAA